A single Pogoniulus pusillus isolate bPogPus1 chromosome 27, bPogPus1.pri, whole genome shotgun sequence DNA region contains:
- the SMYD4 gene encoding SET and MYND domain-containing protein 4, which produces MALPVEEWRLCAAQRWAALEPALRKRLEAASLRDIVHLGCDLLRPEVEAVVLRRLCRRARTGKEPAAARFYREEGNRLFGRRHYAAAVRLYSQAASHEVPGSPDVSICFANRSAALFYLGFFEVSLEDIARAESHGYPARLLPKVLLRKVECLLCLGRLQDAADTLSVVENKIDVDGNVTSPTHQTLLKKVNQLKDKIRERESCPEPAREACAAVQRKSESWEENASISGASSSLSLKSDRERGRHLVASQDILPGQSLLKEEAFVSVLCPGENFPLQDSSETVWDARVTNADLYCHRCLRQLLASVPCHGCSYAKYCSQNCAEVAWEQYHRTECSLGPLLLTLGVFCHVALRTVLLAGFAEVSRLVEWSHNGGKDLHNPKARCRILGEAPDARAGTRGISGCDDYGRYQSSYQTVFSLLPHAEKHSPEHKFLCLLSVVAICKQLQEAGLEAAVLNQKSSEEGSKPNTCEQTLGELSAELKTLAEAMLRHVLQLQCNAQAITVMQESGSGDGAVVKKKPVRLATAFFPVLSLLNHSCCPNSSVSFSGTAVTVRASQSIPSGQEIFHCYGPHQCRMRAAERQQLLSQYFFECRCQACLDELESDVKSVVSTRNSFCCPSCQAPMQGEDMLCCSEEACAVSVSRESLTCRLGDLQQRINTALELLRDRKADQAIKMLLKCQMDARNFLSPEHLLMGEMEDHLAQVYATLGKWQEAARHLQRSIEIVEMHHGPSSVEIGHELFKLAQVLFNGFAVSEALSTIQRAEEILSVHCGPQSTQIQELQEMKTCLSDLPRSILQRI; this is translated from the exons ATGGCGCTACCGGTGGAGGAGTGGCGGTTGTGCGCTGCCCAGCGCTGGGCCGCCCTGGAACCGGCGCTGCGGAAACGGTTGGAGGCGGCATCGCTGCGTGACATCGTGCACCTGGGTTGCGACCTCCTCCG GCCCGAGGTGGAGGCGGTGGTTCTGCGGCGGCTGTGCCGCCGGGCGCGTACCGGCAAGGAGCCGGCGGCTGCGCGCTTCTACCGGGAGGAAGGAAACCGGCTGTTCGGCCGCCGTCATTACGCTGCTGCCGTGAGGCTCTACTCGCAG GCGGCATCCCACGAGGTCCCTGGCAGCCCCGACGTGTCCATCTGCTTCGCCAACCGCTCCGCCGCCCTCTTCTACCTTGGCTTCTTTGAG GTTTCTTTGGAAGATATTGCCAGAGCTGAAAGTCATGGCTATccagccaggctgcttcccAAGGTCTTGCTGCGGAAAGTTGAGTGTCTGCTGTGTTTGGGGAGGCTACAGGATGCAGCAGATACCCTCAGTGTGGTGGAGAATAAAATTGATGTGGATGGGAACGTGACAAGTCCTACACACCAGACACTGCTAAAGAAGGTAAATCAACTGAAGGATAAAATACgtgagagagagagctgcccagagcctgcacGAGAAGCGTGTGCTGCCGTTCAGAGGaagtcagagagctgggaggagaaTGCCAGTATTTCAGGTGCATCTTCATCTTTGAGCCTGAAGTCTGATAGAGAGAGAGGACGTCACTTGGTGGCTTCCCAGGACATCCTGCCAGGACAGAGCCTGTTGAAAGAGGAGGCCTTTGTAAGTGTGCTCTGCCCCGGAGAGAACTTTCCTCTGCAGGACAGCAGTGAAACAGTGTGGGATGCCCGAGTCACCAATGCAGACCTTTATTGCCACCGCTGTCTGAGGCAGCTCTTGGCCTCAGTACCTTGCCATGGGTGCAGTTATGCAAAGTACTGCAGCCAGAACTGTGCAGAGGTGGCATGGGAGCAGTACCACAGGACAGAGTGCTCCCTAGGACCACTGCTTCTCACATTAGGGGTCTTCTGCCACGTTGCCTTGAGGACTGTTCTACTGGCAGGATTTGCAGAGGTTAGCAGGCTGGTGGAATGGTCCCACAATGGTGGCAAAGACCTCCATAACCCTAAGGCAAGATGCAGAATTCTTGGTGAGGCTCCAGATGCAAGAGCTGGTACCAGAGGTATCTCTGGTTGTGATGACTATGGTCGGTACCAGAGTTCTTACCAAACTGTGTTCAGCCTTTTGCCACACGCTgagaagcacagccctgagcacaaGTTCCTTTGCCTGCTCAGTGTGGTAGCTATATGCAAACAACTGCAAGAAGCTGGCCTGGAGGCTGCTGTTTTGAATCAGAAATCATCTGAGGAGGGGTCCAAACCAAACACATGTGAACAAACACTGGGTGAAttgtctgcagagctgaagaCTTTGGCAGAAGCAATGCTGAGGCACGTGTTGCAGCTGCAGTGCAATGCACAAGCAATCACTGTGATGCAGGAGTCAG GGTCTGGAGATGGTGCTGTTGTAAAGAAGAAGCCTGTGCGCCTGGCGACAGCCTTCTTTCCTGTCCTCAGCCTTCTGAACCATTCATGCTGTCCCAATAGCAGTGTGTCATTTAGTGGGACAGCTGTCACTGTCAGGGCATCACAGTCAatcccaagtggccaagagattTTCCATTGCTATG GGCCTCACCAGTGTAGGATGAGAGCTGCTGAgagacagcagctcctcagtCAGTATTTCTTCGAGTGTCGCTGTCAGGCGTGCCTTGATGAGTTAGAGTCTGATGTCAAGAGTGTGGTGTCCACAAGGAACTCATTCTGCTGTCCTAGCTGCCAGGCTCCAATGCAG GGTGAAGATATGCTTTGTTGCTCAGAGGAAGCCTGTGCAGTCTCAGTGAGCAGAGAGAGCCTGACATGCCGTTTAGGGGACCTTCAGCAACGAATCAATACGGCATTAGAGCTGCTAAGGGACAGGAAGGCTG ATCAGGCTATCAAAATGCTCCTGAAGTGTCAGATGGATGCTAGAAACTTCTTGTCTCCAGAGCATTTGCTGATGGGAGAGATGGAGGATCATCTGGCACAAGTCTATGCTACTCTTG GGAAGTGGCAGGAAGCAGCCAGACACCTGCAAAGGAGTATTGAGATTGTGGAAATGCATCATGGGCCATCAAGTGTGGAAATAGGTCATGAACTGTTCAAACTGGCACAAGTTCTCTTCAATGG ATTTGCAGTTTCTGAAGCTCTGAGCACAATTcaaagagcagaggagattttGTCAGTGCACTGTGGTCCTCAGAGTACTCAGATCCAGGAACTACAAGAGATGAAGACTTGTCTGTCAGACCTTCCCAGAAGCATCCTTCAGAGGATTTAA